Proteins encoded together in one Scheffersomyces stipitis CBS 6054 chromosome 5, complete sequence window:
- a CDS encoding predicted protein — MFSVSRRVVTVCASVRSTAAFSSASAAHLKHKANFKSSDSTIETDEIISENNPWSPTLYNDVVYVHKPNSLRSTALPDNYRLSYSALYEAPGGKHVGMLKRLTLSFAVLGIYGAKLFYESTQFEDIYALGTLVGTFMPAAIVQYKTRDYVTRIFRLYDKEKPQTLENLVGDEKLICEKLNFTGSRTVNELLHVSGNKSLSLSKQARFPLLAPYSTWEEIDPESNKKRHYFVVDNLGGLKMDRIWGIIEKNSGVNNGRFIDESK; from the coding sequence ATGTTTTCTGTTTCACGGAGAGTCGTTACTGTTTGTGCTTCTGTACGAAGTACCGCTGCCTTCTCACTGGCTTCCGCAGCTCACCTTAAACATAaagccaacttcaagtcgtcAGACTCCACCATAGAAACCGACGAGATCATCTCCGAAAACAATCCCTGGTCGCCAACACTTTACAACGACGTCGTATATGTGCACAAGCCCAATTCTTTAAGGAGCACTGCACTTCCGGACAACTACCGCTTGTCTTATCTGGCTCTTTATGAGGCTCCAGGTGGAAAACACGTAGGGATGCTCAAACGTTTGACTTTGAGTTTTGCTGTTTTGGGAATTTACGGCGCCAAATTGTTCTACGAATCGACCCAGTTCGAAGATATTTATGCACTTGGGACTTTGGTTGGTACGTTTATGCCTGCCGCTATTGTCCAATACAAGACAAGAGACTATGTCACGAGAATCTTTAGACTCTACGACAAAGAAAAGCCCCAAACCTTAGAAAACTTAGTAGgtgatgaaaaattgatttgtgaaaagttgaatttTACCGGCAGCAGAACCGTCAACGAGCTCTTGCATGTTTCTGGCAACAAGCTGTTACTGTTGCTGAAACAAGCGAGGTTCCCTCTTTTGGCACCGTACTCTACCTGGGAAGAAATAGACCCAGAATCCAATAAAAAAAGGCACTACTTCGTCGTGGACAATCTCGGAGGTTTGAAGATGGATAGAATATGGGGAATAATAGAAAAAAATTCGGGTGTCAACAACGGCCGTTTCATAGATGAATCTAAGTAA
- the SRP1 gene encoding Importin alpha subunit (Karyopherin alpha subunit) (Serine-rich RNA polymerase I suppressor protein) (Importin alpha subunit (Karyopherin alpha subunit) (Serine-rich RNA polymerase I suppressor protein) (Cell untimely torn protein 15)~go_function protein transporter activity~go_process protein-nucleus import; intracellular protein transport) codes for MDADATNRFVPEYRRTNFKNKGRFQSDELRRRRETHQVDLRKQKREEVLSKRRNFHNENAADDSEDEDEYSTQVSNDETQFYSKLQQDLPKMIEMIQAADFDNQLAATVKFRQILSREHNPPIDLVIQSGVIPTLVEFMKNEHPDMLQLEAAWALTNIASGNSEQTRVVVDANAVPLFVHLLYSQSLEVKEQAIWALGNVAGDSTENRDYVLECNAMEPVLSLFNSTKMSLIRTATWTLSNLCRGKNPQPDWNIVQSAIPTLAKLIYSVDSETLVDACWAVSYLSDGTSEAIQAVVDARIPHRLVELLGHESTLVQTPALRAIGNIVTGTDFQTQIVINAGALRALAPLLNSPKETIRKEACWTISNITAGNTDQIQAVIDANLIPQIIRLLQHGDYKTKKEACWAISNASSGGLTKPDQIRYLVNQGCIKPLCDLLSVADSKIIEVTLDSLDNILKMGEMDKEALNTQVNENALYIEEAGGMEKIFECQTNQNEKIYQKAYHIIEKYFSDEDDQIDDEGVAPQTYGDSFGFGVDPSQQQNFQF; via the coding sequence ATGGACGCAGATGCCACTAACCGTTTTGTGCCCGAGTACCGTCgtaccaacttcaagaacaagggTCGTTTCCAGAGCGATGagttgagaagaagaagagaaacgCATCAAGTGGACTTGAGAAAgcagaagagagaagaagtattgctgaagagaagaaacttcCATAATGAAAATGCTGCCgatgattctgaagatgaagacgagtACAGTACCCAGGTTTCCAATGACGAGACCCAGTTCTACTCGAAGTTGCAACAGGACCTCCCCAAGATGATTGAAATGATCCAGGCTGCCGACTTCGATAATCAACTCGCTGCTACCGTCAAATTCCGCCAGATCTTATCGCGTGAACACAATCCACCTATCGATCTCGTGATCCAGTCCGGCGTGATCCCCACTTTGGTGGAGTTCATGAAGAACGAACATCCCGATATGTTGCAGTTGGAAGCGGCATGGGCTTTGACCAACATCGCTTCAGGTAATTCTGAGCAGACCCGTGTCGTTGTTGATGCCAACGCCGTTCCTCTATTCGTTCACTTGTTGTACTCGCAATCGCTTGAGGTCAAGGAACAGGCCATCTGGGCTTTAGGAAATGTTGCTGGTGACTCCACCGAAAACAGAGACTATGTCTTGGAATGCAACGCCATGGAGCCTGTTTTGTCGCTCTTCAACAGCACAAAGATGTCGTTGATCAGAACAGCTACGTGGACATTGTCTAACTTGTGTAGAGGCAAGAACCCCCAGCCAGACTGGAACATCGTTCAACTGGCCATTCCCACTTTGGCCAAATTGATCTACTCTGTAGACTCAGAGACTTTGGTTGATGCCTGCTGGGCTGTTTCTTACTTGTCTGATGGTACTTCCGAGGCTATACAGGCTGTTGTTGATGCCCGTATCCCTCATCGTCTTGTCGAGTTGTTGGGCCACGAATCGACTTTGGTCCAGACCCCAGCTTTGAGAGCTATTGGTAACATCGTCACCGGTACAGACTTCCAGACTCAGATCGTCATAAACGCTGGCGCATTGCGGGCATTGGCTCCGTTGTTGAACTCGCCTAAGGAAACCATTCGTAAGGAAGCCTGTTGGACCATCTCCAATATCACAGCAGGTAACACGGATCAAATTCAGGCGGTTATTGACGCTAACCTCATTCCACAAATCATCAGATTGTTACAGCACGGTGATTACAAGACCAAAAAGGAAGCCTGTTGGGCCATTTCCAACGCTTCTTCGGGTGGTTTGACCAAGCCAGACCAGATCCGCTACTTGGTTAACCAAGGCTGTATCAAGCCTTTGTGTGACTTGTTGAGCGTGGCTGACTCCAAAATAATTGAAGTCACGTTGGACTCTTTGGACAACATCCTTAAGATGGGTGAAATGGACAAGGAAGCCCTCAATACACAGGTCAATGAAAACGCTTTGtacattgaagaagctggTGGTATGGAAAAAATCTTCGAGTGTCAGACCAACCAAAACGAAAAGATCTACCAAAAGGCTTACCATATCATCGAAAAGTACTTCtctgacgaagatgacCAAATAGATGACGAAGGCGTAGCCCCTCAGACCTACGGGGATTCATTTGGTTTCGGCGTTGATCCAAGCCAACAGCAAAACTTCCAATTCTAA
- a CDS encoding predicted protein: MKVSNVVIGLTAAAAAVSAADEDANREVVTVTVTGTTQTHQWGRFNHTPRPKTTQTGTHRWGRFDHTPRSHTTQTGTHRWGRFDHTPRSHTTQTGTHRWGRFDHTPRSHTTQTGTHRWGRFDHTQRTHTTQTGTHRWGRFDHTKPPLTTTVFVQPSEEPEVIELSNREVGNASTNGSNTTNGSSTENAGFVNSYNIGAAGALAAGLLLIV; the protein is encoded by the coding sequence ATGAAGGTTTCTAACGTTGTTATTGGATTGACTGCGGCTGCTGCCGCAGTCTCTGCTGCTGACGAAGATGCCAACAGAGAAGTTGTCACTGTGACTGTCACTGGTACTACCCAGACCCACCAGTGGGGTAGATTTAACCATACTCCTCGTCCAAAGACCACTCAAACGGGCACCCACAGATGGGGTAGATTCGACCACACTCCTCGTTCTCACACTACTCAAACTGGTACTCACAGATGGGGAAGATTCGACCACACTCCTCGTTCTCATACCACTCAAACTGGTACTCACAGATGGGGAAGATTCGACCACACTCCTCGTTCTCATACCACTCAAACCGGTACTCACAGATGGGGTAGATTCGACCACACTCAAAGAACTCACACCACTCAAACTGGTACTCATAGATGGGGAAGATTCGACCACACCAAGCCACCTTTGACCACCACTGTTTTCGTTCAACCTTCTGAAGAACCTGAAGTCATTGAGCTTTCCAATAGAGAAGTTGGCAATGCATCCACCAATGGTTCGAACACTACGAATGGTTCCAGCACTGAAAACGCTGGTTTCGTCAATTCGTACAATATCGGTGCTGCTGGTGCCCTTGCTGCTggtttgttgttgattgTTTAA
- the SPB2 gene encoding agmatine ureohydrolase (agmatinase) (agmatine ureohydrolase (agmatinase) (SPEB2)~go_function catalytic activity): protein MKCSHIVSAPIFLSVAAAVLQPVAWKSDELINDSIDGSSPSLKEMWDDLWPFQGINTFAHLDHHKCLLEPGNTYDVALIGVPFDTAVSYRPGARFGPRAIRAASQRQTSLRGYNQRANFNPYASWAKIVDCGDLPITPMDNSIAFTQMTKGFEELLLRRSSNSSSELPPRYVALGGDHSVLLPHLRALHEVYGRINVIHFDAHLDTWAPDKYPSFWHSDQSEINHGSMLWKAHHEGLTSHHNVHAGLRTKLSGLEDYEDDDSQHFIRIDADDIWLKGPQWVVQKILDTVPDDSPTYISVDVDVLDPGFTSGTGTQEPGGWLPRELLHVLRSIEGLTVVGGDVVEVSPAFDTAEITSTNGAQIAFEIITSMVKKGPIDPAIVKKNKKELVKITHVNELEQEKKDFIDLEKAKKTIEQKLKELDELKSELSSQLLELREIPF, encoded by the coding sequence ATGAAGTGTTCACATATCGTCAGCGCGCCCATTTTCTTATCAGTAGCTGCGGCTGTGTTGCAACCTGTTGCATGGAAATCAGATGAATTGATAAATGACTCGATCGATGGCTCATCAccttctttgaaagaaatgtGGGATGATTTGTGGCCTTTCCAAGGTATCAACACATTTGCCCATCTTGATCACCATAAATGTTTGCTTGAACCAGGAAATACCTACGACGTGGCTCTTATCGGAGTACCTTTTGACACTGCAGTCTCCTATAGACCAGGGGCTAGGTTTGGTCCCAGAGCTATCAGAGCAGCCTCTCAGAGACAGACATCGTTGAGAGGCTACAACCAGAGAGCCAATTTCAACCCCTATGCTTCTTGGGCTAAAATTGTAGACTGTGGAGATCTTCCAATAACCCCTATGGATAACTCTATTGCTTTTACCCAGATGACAAAaggatttgaagagttACTATTGAGAAGATCAAGTAACTCATCGAGTGAGCTACCCCCAAGATACGTTGCGTTGGGGGGAGATCATTCAGTTTTGCTTCCGCATTTGAGGGCTTTGCATGAAGTTTATGGACGTATCAATGTCATTCATTTCGACGCCCATTTGGATACTTGGGCTCCAGACAAGTACCCTTCTTTCTGGCACTCAGACCAATCTGAAATAAATCACGGTTCTATGCTTTGGAAAGCTCACCACGAAGGGTTGACGTCTCATCACAATGTGCATGCTGGCTTGAGAACAAAGTTGTCTGGCTTGGAAGATTACGAAGACGATGATTCTCAACATTTTATCAGAATAGATGCGGACGACATCTGGTTAAAAGGTCCACAGTGGGTGGTACAGAAAATCTTGGACACCGTGCCTGATGATAGTCCTACTTACATTTCTGTTGACGTTGATGTTCTCGATCCTGGTTTCACCAGTGGAACGGGAACCCAAGAACCAGGTGGATGGTTGCCTAGAGAGCTCCTCCATGTTCTCAGAAGCATAGAAGGGTTGACTGTGGTCGGAggtgatgttgttgaagtgTCTCCTGCTTTCGATACCGCCGAAATTACATCTACAAATGGTGCCCAGATTGCCTTCGAAATAATCACCAGTATGGTCAAGAAGGGTCCTATTGACCCTGCAATTGTtaagaagaacaaaaagGAATTGGTCAAGATCACTCATGTaaatgaacttgaacaagaaaagaaagatttTATTGACCTTGAAAAGGCTAAGAAAACAATAGAACAGAAGTTAAAAGAGTTAGACGAACTAAAGTCGGAACTTTCGTCTCAGCTTCTAGAATTGAGAGAAATACCATTTTAG
- the ACF2 gene encoding endo-1,3-beta- glucanase (involved in actin polymerization) has product MGLLDLKNALKKIDDSIKKKADPPQVPPKRAELKQSRQQQPFSTGKSNERSTSFNIDDIFDDSIADGEPPVIFKRTKHRVVPQGCACGDEDDAIHTNNFYNNLTLEDQTFPVWTLPYSLWFSKDSGQDVGLAFNHTEASQRVYGPEADADPAQFYFNPPKIKSLVISGEGFRDYRTSVTLEGHNKLSVVAKVVWEEDKYISVPLAHGMGFVTATYNNIKPVIASQVGIQEFSRVENVGSLSKYKIKLFNQVVWSVYIDGDVILQLEDPNHIKGDKVTNATIQFARGESLAYDDTAGTYPVGVNLLGNVHGEKAQYSFEYKMQGCSRSGSGLVWCLPHHQEALVSTLQNKYSQLELDSPTKGVMRAYVTNVLTMEEQLPLGINWDPWASFSTDTPSYSPIVKDLIKAAAIEEIKQDVVGMANIDSMYTSGKILDKFAYIAYVCKFILEDDELTARILPRVKEAVELFANNRQKYPLVYDTTWKGLISSADPAADFGNSNYNDHHFHYGYHIHAIALVAKIDSQWLTSNNNLVLNYANTLLRDTANPKKDKYFPQFRSFDWFHGHSFAHGIFASGDGKDEESSSEDYHFVYGMKLYAKVVGNDKMESRANLMLAIMRRAMNMYMLYSDDNKIQPKNFIRNKVAGISFENKIDFATYFGRGTIADEWIHGIHMLPITPISSYIRQEQFVREEWDQKLAKIIDRIPDGWKGILMLNLALFNPKKAWNWFARNDWDDRLIDNGMSRTWSLAYIAGIGGAD; this is encoded by the coding sequence atgGGGTTacttgatttgaagaacGCCCTCAAGAAGATTGATGATTCTATCAAAAAAAAGGCTGATCCTCCACAAGTACCGCCCAAAAGAGCTGAACTCAAACAATCTCGTCAACAACAACCATTTTCCACTGGAAAGTCCAACGAAAGGAGCACCTCGTTTAACATCGATGATATCTTTGATGACTCCATTGCTGACGGAGAGCCTCCTGTTATTTTCAAAAGAACTAAGCACCGTGTTGTACCTCAAGGCTGCGCCTGTGgagacgaagacgatgcTATTCATACCAAcaatttctacaacaacttgacttTAGAGGACCAGACATTCCCAGTTTGGACACTTCCTTATTCCTTGTGGTTCTCTAAGGATCTGGGTCAGGATGTGGGACTTGCTTTCAATCACACTGAAGCTTCTCAAAGGGTGTACGGACCAGAAGCAGACGCAGACCCAGCTCAATTCTATTTTAACCCACCCAAGATCAAGTCGCTTGTTATCTCTGGGGAAGGATTTAGAGACTATCGTACTTCTGTGACATTGGAGGGTCATAATAAGCTTTCGGTTGTCGCTAAAGTTGTGTGGGAAGAAGATAAGTACATCTCCGTCCCCTTGGCCCATGGAATGGGGTTTGTAACTGCCACCTATAACAACATAAAACCAGTGATAGCTTCTCAAGTGGGTATTCAAGAATTTAGCAGAGTCGAAAACGTTGGTAGTCTTTCCAAATACAAGATCAAGCTCTTCAACCAAGTTGTCTGGTCAGTATACATAGATGGAGATgtaattttgcaattggaagATCCTAACCATATTAAAGGGGACAAAGTCACGAATGCCACAATTCAATTTGCTCGTGGTGAATCTCTTGCTTATGATGACACTGCTGGTACCTATCCAGTAGGTGTCAATTTACTCGGAAACGTGCACGGTGAAAAGGCACAGTACTCCTTTGAGTACAAAATGCAAGGTTGCTCGAGGTCGGGCTCAGGGCTCGTCTGGTGTTTGCCTCATCATCAGGAGGCATTAGTATCTACACTTCAAAACAAGTATTCacagttggaattggacTCGCCTACCAAAGGAGTGATGAGAGCCTACGTCACCAATGTATTGACAATGGAAGAACAATTACCACTTGGTATAAACTGGGACCCATGGGCATCGTTTTCAACAGACACACCTTCATACTCCCCAATTGTAAAGGATTTGATTAAAGCGGCTGCcatagaagaaataaagCAAGATGTGGTGGGTATGGCAAATATTGATTCAATGTATACTTCGGGAAAAATCTTGGATAAATTTGCTTACATTGCATATGTTTGTAAATTTATATTGGAGGATGACGAATTAACTGCTAGAATCCTTCCTAGGGTTAAGGAAGCTGTCGAATTGTTTGCGAATAACAGGCAGAAGTACCCGTTGGTTTACGATACTACATGGAAGGgtttgatttcttctgcaGATCCGGCAGCAGATTTCGGCAACTCCAACTACAACGATCACCACTTCCATTACGGTTATCATATCCATGCAATAGCCCTTGTTGCAAAGATCGATAGTCAGTGGTTGACGTCAAATAATAATTTGGTTCTTAACTATGCTAACACTTTATTAAGAGATACCGCTAACCCCAAAAAGGATAAATATTTCCCCCAGTTTAGATCATTTGACTGGTTCCATGGACACTCTTTTGCCCATGGGATTTTTGCTTCAGGAGATGGTAAAGATgaagagtcttcttctgaagacTATCACTTTGTTTATGGGATGAAATTGTATGCCAAGGTGGTTGGTAACGACAAGATGGAAAGTAGGGCCAACCTCATGTTGGCAATCATGAGACGAGCTATGAATATGTACATGTTGTACTCTGATGATAATAAGATACAACCCAAAAACTTTATTAGAAACAAAGTTGCTGGTATCTCCTTTGAAAACAAAATTGATTTTGCTACATATTTTGGTAGAGGAACAATTGCAGATGAATGGATTCATGGAATTCACATGCTCCCTATTACTCCAATATCCTCTTATATACGACAAGAACAATTTGTTAGAGAAGAGTGGGATCAGAAATTGGCAAAAATCATTGACAGAATCCCTGACGGTTGGAAAGGTATTTTGATGCTTAACCTTGCCCTCTTCAATCCAAAGAAAGCTTGGAACTGGTTTGCCAGAAATGATTGGGACGATAGGCTAATTGATAATGGCATGTCAAGAACGTGGTCATTGGCGTATATAGCAGGTATTGGAGGTGCTGATTAG
- a CDS encoding predicted protein (go_component nucleus~go_function transcription factor activity; zinc ion binding~go_process regulation of transcription, DNA-dependent) encodes MRSRISYSCSNCKKRKVKCDRRKPICTSCEKNRIPSHLCIYQDSKYALSAAKEKHTRERQHSDEILSSDTSGDSMNLEDFVFFKPKYDAYRYFGPTSWRTILKQSLQDYPIMLEISIKTHADIKKMERKETKQPCPQYPKDKDDCCLMLSRILPTYKECSKLLSYFLQLPELFFSCFNGDNVFEYFKEVFEVGADFRSVSVVKNCNDIKLSIVLSILTISSFIHSESKLEASNLIIIAKWLARSTELKLSMPNLWALMLLHELNKYEYDFDTDSEMPTESISLSMIVTFATSLGLGRDIEAIHDGNEHYIECLNNAWKYILFEDTLRSFRMGFQPMIRDDYVQHNLLENDRRNYKQRIKTLRAVNDMVNSYQTAKMVNLNYAIDRIKSLVIMDNQQEMDSLSEQAYLRLIDLTYIHSLHYIHFLKFQTENNKIELFKSSLLLFVATNSMINELPTGSVHCFVPYIVEIREALLRSTVFFLHKALILLVNYETIKKQSKQYNLNELLTVKGVNEFLEQDTEMINSYLNDVYWIVKIITDHCCEAFLKLSTVNSAAKSTLVFINHVLDHIAHELESIDKTNVNLVFSDVFALEEADKVLPPTELDFSEFEKGELWAFFG; translated from the coding sequence ATGCGATCACGTATAAGCTATTCTTGCTCTAACTGCAAGAAACGGAAAGTAAAATGtgacagaagaaagccAATTTGTACGTCTTGCgagaagaatagaataCCATCTCACTTGTGTATATACCAAGACTCTAAATATGCTTTGTCTGCTGCAAAGGAGAAGCATACAAGGGAAAGGCAACATCTGGATGAGATTCTCAGTTCAGATACCAGTGGCGATTCgatgaacttggaagattttgtcttcttcaaacctAAGTATGACGCATATAGGTATTTTGGTCCGACTAGCTGGAGAACAATCTTAAAGCAGTCATTGCAGGACTATCCAATAATGTTAGAAATTTCAATTAAGACCCACGCTGATataaagaaaatggaaagaaaggaaacGAAGCAACCTTGCCCTCAATACCCTAAAGATAAGGATGACTGTTGCTTGATGCTATCACGAATTTTGCCAACATACAAAGAATGCTCGAAACTTTTAAGCTATTTTCTCCAATTGCCTGAGCTATTCTTCAGCTGCTTCAATGGCGACAATGTTTTTGAATACTTTAAGGAAGTATTTGAAGTGGGAGCTGACTTTCGCAGTGTATCTGTagtgaagaattgcaatGATATCAAACTTAGCATCGTGCTTAGCATACTCACCATCTCATCCTTCATTCACAGTGAGAGCAAACTTGAAGCTTCTAATTTGATTATCATTGCAAAATGGCTCGCACGAAGcacagaattgaaactttCCATGCCAAATCTCTGGGCATTGATGTTACTTCACGAATTAAATAAATATGAATATGATTTTGATACAGACAGCGAAATGCCCACAGAACTGATATCGTTGTCTATGATTGTCACTTTCGCCACAAGTTTGGGACTTGGAAGAGACATCGAGGCAATTCATGATGGAAATGAACACTACATCGAGTGTCTCAATAATGCTTGGAAGTATATTTTGTTTGAAGACACCTTAAGAAGTTTCCGAATGGGTTTTCAGCCAATGATTCGAGATGATTATGTTCAACACAATCTACTCGAAAATGACCGCAGAAACTATAAACAAAGGATCAAGACTCTTCGGGCTGTGAATGACATGGTTAATCTGTATCAAACAGCCAAAATGGTGAACCTCAACTATGCAATCGATCGAATAAAATCACTCGTAATAATGGacaatcaacaagaaatggatAGCTTACTGGAACAGGCATATCTTCGACTAATTGACCTAACTTACATACATAGTTTGCATTATATtcatttcttgaaatttcaaacggaaaacaacaaaataGAGTTATTTAAGTCCTCACTCTTGTTGTTTGTTGCTACGAACAGTATGATCAATGAATTGCCAACAGGTCTGGTTCATTGTTTTGTTCCGTACATTGTCGAGATTAGAGAAGCATTACTCAGAAGTACggttttctttttgcatAAGGCTCTAATTTTATTAGTCAACTATGAAACCATTAAGAAACAAAGCAAACAATATAACTTGAATGAATTGTTGACGGTTAAAGGGGTGAACGAATTCCTTGAGCAAGACACCGAAATGATCAACTCCTATTTGAACGACGTATACTGGATTGTTAAGATCATCACAGATCATTGTTGCGAAGCATTTCTCAAACTCAGTACAGTCAATTCTGCTGCAAAGTCAACATTGGTTTTTATTAATCACGTATTGGATCATATTGCACATGAGCTAGAATCTATCGACAAGACCAATGTGAATTTGGTATTTTCAGACGTGTTTGCATTGGAGGAAGCAGATAAGGTCTTGCCACCAACAGAATTAGATTTctctgaatttgaaaaaggtGAATTGTGGGCTTTCTTTGGATAG
- the AZR3 gene encoding Azole resistance protein 1 (go_component integral to membrane~go_function transporter activity~go_process transport), which produces GIPLILCTISIILSIFLTAIDQTVVITALAGIEEAFGGASQIGWSTAGYVLPMAVLALFWGRFGLVMGRKSSVLISIFFFEVGSLICALSKSMGMFIGGRVITGIGAGGIQTNVFMISSEITPLNQRGIIIAFVTMSLIPAAVIGPVIGGLFTSSKTLTWRWCFYINLPFGGVAALFLSLLYKPKNDKSRFIWNWNKTIFKRLVNTFDLVGVLLVGISLVLFLVGCSLGGTGLNGFNKPVTICFTIIGGVLFLCFIYYEFYCYKVNQEMHYYPMLPKELIFKRQVLAPGLIMLLSNMVFNGSSIYISIYFENLLGNSPSRTGVHLLPMILPTILTTMISGLICSKVGIVKPVLIFGSICGVISSGLITMLNYHSSDGEKIGFLFLVGFSFGFFNQASMIAAQLSVSEDQTDYTLIITSFTAFMRSFGASLGGIVLTSIYSNTVNKELQKYPQFREETVDQILKNGSLQGFDQHEASILINALSIGLKWVFHSILILSVSCLFISFTTSNARVPQKKKEDTDIVEA; this is translated from the coding sequence GGAATTCCTTTGATTTTGTGCACAATATCAATTATCTTATCCATATTTCTTACGGCAATTGATCAAACGGTTGTAATAACTGCCTTGGCAGGAATAGAGGAAGCTTTTGGTGGTGCTTCCCAAATTGGGTGGTCAACAGCAGGTTATGTACTTCCCATGGCAGTGTTGGCACTTTTCTGGGGCCGTTTCGGTTTAGTAATGGGAAGAAAGAGTTCTGTTTTaatatccatattctttTTCGAAGTTGGGTCTTTAATATGTGCCCTATCTAAGTCTATGGGCATGTTTATTGGTGGAAGAGTTATTACAGGCATTGGAGCCGGGGGTATACAAACAAATGTCTTCATGATAAGTTCAGAAATCACGCCTCTAAATCAAAGAGGTATCATAATAGCCTTTGTGACTATGTCCTTAATTCCTGCTGCTGTCATAGGACCGGTAATAGGAGGTCTTTTTACTAGCTCCAAGACCTTGACTTGGCGTTGGTGTTTCTACATAAACTTACCTTTTGGCGGGGTTGCTGCACTATTTCTACTGCTACTTTATAAACCTAAGAACGACAAGTCAAGGTTTATTTGGAACTGGAACAAGACAATATTCAAAAGATTGGTTAATACATTTGATCTTGTAGGAGTTCTTCTAGTCGGGATATCTTTAGTTttatttcttgttggttgTTCTTTAGGGGGTACTGGTTTAAATGGTTTCAATAAACCAGTTACGATATGTTTCACTATAATTGGAGGTGTACTTTTCCTTTGTTTCATATACTATGAATTCTATTGCTACAAAGTCAACCAGGAAATGCACTACTATCCAATGCTTCCTAAAGAATTAATTTTCAAGAGACAAGTCTTGGCTCCGGGACTCATaatgttgttgtcgaatATGGTATTTAATGGCTCGAGCATTTACATTTCAATCTATTTTGAAAATCTATTGGGTAACTCTCCTTCGAGAACTGGAGTTCATCTTTTGCCAATGATATTGCCTACCATATTAACTACTATGATTTCTGGGCTAATTTGTAGCAAAGTCGGTATTGTCAAACCTGTGTTAATTTTTGGATCTATTTGCGGAGTCATTAGCAGTGGATTGATTACTATGCTTAATTATCATTCTAGTGATGGGGAAAAGATAGGgtttctatttcttgttggattttcctttggtttcttcaacCAAGCAAGTATGATTGCTGCTCAGCTATCTGTATCTGAAGATCAAACAGATTATACATTGATAATTACATCATTTACTGCTTTCATGAGATCTTTTGGAGCCTCATTGGGTGGTATAGTACTTACTTCAATTTATTCCAACACAGTCAATAAGGAACTACAGAAGTATCCCCAATTTAGAGAGGAGACCGTTGACCAAATCCTAAAAAATGGAAGCTTGCAAGGATTTGATCAGCATGAAGCCTCTATCCTTATCAATGCATTGTCGATT